In Populus alba chromosome 1, ASM523922v2, whole genome shotgun sequence, a single window of DNA contains:
- the LOC118045684 gene encoding actin-depolymerizing factor 2-like has protein sequence MANAASGMAVHDDCKLKFLELKAKRTYRFIVYKIEEKQKQVIVEKLGEPAQSYEDFTASLPADECRYAVYDFDFVTEENVQKSRIFFIAWSPDTSRVRSKMIYASSKDRFKRELDGIQVELQATDPTEMDLDVIKSRAS, from the exons ATG GCCAACGCAGCATCTGGTATGGCTGTGCATGATGACTGCAAGCTGAAGTTCCTGGAGCTGAAGGCGAAAAGAACTTACCGCTTCATAGTTTATAAGATTGAGGAAAAGCAAAAGCAGGTTATTGTGGAAAAGCTTGGCGAGCCTGCCCAAAGCTATGAAGATTTTACTGCAAGCCTCCCTGCTGATGAGTGTCGCTATGCtgtttatgattttgattttgtgacTGAAGAGAATGTTCAGAAGAGCAGAATTTTCTTCATTGCATG GTCTCCTGACACATCACGGGTGAGAAGCAAGATGATTTATGCTAGTTCCAAGGACAGGTTCAAGAGAGAACTAGATGGCATTCAGGTAGAATTGCAGGCAACTGATCCAACTGAAATGGATCTTGATGTCATTAAGAGCCGTGCTAGCTAA
- the LOC118045681 gene encoding small RNA-binding protein 11, chloroplastic, with translation MAQRIGLQLFVSRLSSYTTNHELKRLFSPFGAVSEARLVVESKTLRPKGFGFVTFESEADAHKALKAMNGRIVNGRLIFVEVAKDTER, from the exons atggcaCAAAGAATAGGCTTACAGCTCTTTGTCAGCAGATTATCATCATACACGACAAATCATGAGCTCAAAAGGTTGTTTTCTCCCTTCGGTGCTGTTTCGGAAG CTAGACTAGTTGTTGAATCAAAAACACTCAGGCCGAAAGGGTTTGGTTTTGTTACTTTCGAGTCAGAGGCTGATGCACACAAGGCATTGAAGGCAATGAATGGCAGG ATCGTTAATGGAAGGCTGATCTTTGTTGAAGTTGCAAAGGATACCGAGCGATGA
- the LOC118045680 gene encoding glycine-rich RNA-binding protein 4, mitochondrial isoform X1: protein MQCLNRSVSLPLARWLLARHLSTKLFVGGLSYDTNETVLKDAFGKYGEVIEAVKVICHRVYGESKGYGFVQFSSEAAASTALKEMDGQLLDDRNIRVHYAHKWS from the exons ATGCAGTGTCTGAATCGAAGCGTCAGTCTGCCCTTAGCCAGATGGTTATTGGCCCGCCACTTATCCACCAAATTATTTGTTGGAG GGCTTTCTTACGACACCAATGAAACTGTTTTAAAGGATGCTTTTGGAAAATATGGTGAAGTAATTGAAG CAGTGAAAGTGATATGTCACCGAGTGTATGGTGAATCCAAAGGCTACGGCTTTGTGCAGTTCTCTTCTGAAGCTGCAGCCAGCACAGCTTTGAAAGAAATGGATGGCCAG TTGCTGGATGACCGAAATATCCGTGTGCATTATGCTCATAAGTGGTCATGA
- the LOC118045685 gene encoding actin-depolymerizing factor 2 isoform X2, which yields MAVHDDCKLKFLELKAKRTYRFIVYKIEEKLKQVIVEKLGEPAQSYEDFTASLPADECRYAVYDFDFMTAENVQKSRIFFIAWSPDTSRVRSKMIYASSKDRFKRELDGIQIELQATDPTEMGLDVIRSRAS from the exons ATGGCTGTGCATGATGACTGCAAGCTGAAGTTCCTGGAGCTGAAGGCAAAAAGAACTTACCGCTTCATAGTTTATAAGATTGAAGAAAAGCTAAAGCAGGTTATTGTGGAGAAGCTGGGTGAGCCAGCTCAAAGCTATGAGGATTTTACTGCAAGCCTCCCTGCTGATGAGTGTCGATACGCtgtttatgattttgatttcaTGACTGCAGAGAATGTTCAAAAGAGCAGGATTTTCTTCATTGCATG GTCCCCTGACACATCAAGGGTGAGAAGCAAGATGATTTATGCCAGCTCTAAGGACAGGTTTAAGAGAGAATTGGATGGTATTCAGATAGAGTTGCAGGCAACTGATCCAACTGAAATGGGTCTTGATGTCATTAGAAGCCGTGCTAGTTAA
- the LOC118045680 gene encoding glycine-rich RNA-binding protein 4, mitochondrial isoform X2, producing MQCLNRSVSLPLARWLLARHLSTKLFVGGLSYDTNETVLKDAFGKYGEVIEVKVICHRVYGESKGYGFVQFSSEAAASTALKEMDGQLLDDRNIRVHYAHKWS from the exons ATGCAGTGTCTGAATCGAAGCGTCAGTCTGCCCTTAGCCAGATGGTTATTGGCCCGCCACTTATCCACCAAATTATTTGTTGGAG GGCTTTCTTACGACACCAATGAAACTGTTTTAAAGGATGCTTTTGGAAAATATGGTGAAGTAATTGAAG TGAAAGTGATATGTCACCGAGTGTATGGTGAATCCAAAGGCTACGGCTTTGTGCAGTTCTCTTCTGAAGCTGCAGCCAGCACAGCTTTGAAAGAAATGGATGGCCAG TTGCTGGATGACCGAAATATCCGTGTGCATTATGCTCATAAGTGGTCATGA
- the LOC118045685 gene encoding actin-depolymerizing factor 2 isoform X1, whose translation MANAASGMAVHDDCKLKFLELKAKRTYRFIVYKIEEKLKQVIVEKLGEPAQSYEDFTASLPADECRYAVYDFDFMTAENVQKSRIFFIAWSPDTSRVRSKMIYASSKDRFKRELDGIQIELQATDPTEMGLDVIRSRAS comes from the exons ATG GCCAACGCAGCATCTGGTATGGCTGTGCATGATGACTGCAAGCTGAAGTTCCTGGAGCTGAAGGCAAAAAGAACTTACCGCTTCATAGTTTATAAGATTGAAGAAAAGCTAAAGCAGGTTATTGTGGAGAAGCTGGGTGAGCCAGCTCAAAGCTATGAGGATTTTACTGCAAGCCTCCCTGCTGATGAGTGTCGATACGCtgtttatgattttgatttcaTGACTGCAGAGAATGTTCAAAAGAGCAGGATTTTCTTCATTGCATG GTCCCCTGACACATCAAGGGTGAGAAGCAAGATGATTTATGCCAGCTCTAAGGACAGGTTTAAGAGAGAATTGGATGGTATTCAGATAGAGTTGCAGGCAACTGATCCAACTGAAATGGGTCTTGATGTCATTAGAAGCCGTGCTAGTTAA